CGCCGGGGAGGCGGGCGGCGCCGTCGGTGCCGTAACCGCCGCGGGGGGCGGGAGCGGCGAGGGCAGGGCTTGCGAAGGCGGCGCCTCCGCGAGACGGCGATAGGCGACGGTCCCAGGAAGGCTGACCGCATCGAGGAAGCTCGCGAAGGCGGGGCTCGGCTCGGCGTGGCCGAGGAGCAGCCAGCCGTCCGGCCGCAATCGGTGACTGAGGCCGCGCACGACGGCGGTGACCGTCCGGGCCTCGAAGTAGATGAGCACGTTGCGGCACAGGATCAGGTCGAAAACCAGATCCGGTCCCGCGGTCGACGGCCCCGGCTCCGCGAGCGTCAGGAGGTTGCCGCGCTCAAACCGCACCAGCGCGCGGTATTCCGGGCGCAGGGCGTAGCCGCCCTCGCGCCGGATCCCGGGGGCGGGCGGCAGGCGGGTGAAGTAGCGCAGCCGCTCCTCCGGCGGCATGGTGCGCAGGGCCCAGCGGCCGTACTCGGCGGCACGGGCGGTGGCCAGGGCCTCGGTGCTGATGTCGGTGCCGAGGATCGTGACCCGCCAGTCGGGCAGGGCGTCCCCGAGAATCTCCCGCACGAGGATCGCCAGAGAGTAGGGCTCGGCACCCGTCGAGCAGCCGGCGCTCCAGATCCGGAGGGTGCGCTCGGAGTCCCGGGCCGCGACCAGCGCAGGCAAAATCGTCCCGCGCAGGGCCTCGAACTGCTCGGCGTAGCGGAAGAAGAACGTCTCGCCGACGGTGATCTCGGCCTCCAGGCGCGCCCATTCGGCCTCGCCCGCGTCGCCGTCCGACAAAAGGGCGGCGTAGGCGGCGCAATCGGGGATGGCGGCGGCACGGAAGCGGCGATGCAGACGCTCGATCAGCAATTCGTCCTTGTCGGCGTAGTAATGATGGCCGGTGCGCGCGATGATCCGCGCCTTCAGGGCGGCGTAGGCGGGGTCGGCACCCGGATCGGGGCGGGGACTGCGCAGGCGCGCCATCGCGTGCTCAGACAGGTCCGGGCAACGCGGCGAGCCGCTCGGCGGCGGCCCGCGCCAGCGCCTCGACCCGCGCCGTCTCCTGCGCCGTCAGGAGGCGTTCCGGCGCCAGCGCGTGGACGAGGCGGTCGCCGAGGACAAGTTCGGCTGCGACGCAGCCGTTGATGGATCCGGCCTCCTCCGCCGGCCGGATCGCGGAACTGGGGACCGACACGAGGTCGGCGGCGCGATCGACGAGATAGGCGAGCGCGTTGCCGTGGGTCAGAACGAGATGCGCGTAGAGGCCGGGATCCGCCGCCGCCGGACGCAGGCCGAGCAGGGCCGCGAGGTCGATCACCGGAACAGGCGCGCCGCCGAGATTGAGGAAGCCTTTGAGCCAGCCTCCGGCGGCGGGCGGGTTGTGCAGGACGGGCAGCGGCAGCACTTCGGCGACGGCGGCGCGCGGCAGGGCGCAGGGCGTGCCGGCCACGTCGAGGAGGAGATAGGCCGAACCGCTGCTGGCCACCGCCACCTGCTCCCCCATTCGTCCCATCCGGGCCGGACCGGGACGGGTCGCGACATAGGTCGCGTTAACGCGTCCGGCAATCGTGCGCTGCGAACGGGACGAGGCTGCGGAACCAAGTCTCGTCTGAGCCGCTTATTTTCCGACGCAGCGGCAACATGCCTGACGAGGTGCGAAGCTTTGCCTGCGCCGGTCTACGCCAGGGATTGACGATGAGGAAACTTCTGTTGGCCGCCGCGTCGCTGACGCTGCTCGCGGGCTCCGCCTATGCCCAGGGTAACTCGCCCTACAACGCCTCTGGCTCGCAGGCCGGCGGCCCGCGCGGCGGCATGGAGCGTGCCGGTGAGGCGGCCGCGATGGAGCGGGGTGTCGCCCCCGCGTCGCGTCCGGTCATGCGCCGGCAGATGAAGCGCAAGCGCATGATGAAGCATCACCGCCGCATGCGTCACCACATGTAACACGCGCGGGCTCCGCCGCGGACGCGGCGTTGCCTGCCGGATCCGGCCTGTCGCACCCGCGGCAGGCCTTTTTCGTGTCTGCACGCGAGCAGACGGATGGAATTATAAATCGGCCCGGCAAGGATTCGTGGGTCCGAGACGGCGGGTTCGAGCTTGCGCGAACCGCATTTCAATCGGAAGATGTTCGAAAACGAACATCAGGCTACTAGGGCATGAGGATCCCGGGGGGTTTGGAGATGTCGCGACCGCTCGACCGCAGGTCCGAGGACCGGACCGAGGCTGTGGGCGTGGAGGGCCGGCGAAGCGCCATTGTGGCCACGGTGCGCCAGCGCGGCTTCGTGACCATCGAGGCGCTGGCCGCGCAGTTCGGCGTCACTGTCCAGACGATTCGGCGCGACCTCAACGAGCTGAGCGCCGAGGGGCGGCTCGAGCGCTACCGCGGTGGCGGCGGCCTGCCCTCCAGCGTCGAGAACATCGACTATGCGGACCGGCGGGTGACCCTGCTGCCGGAGAAGACCCGGATCGGCCGGTTGGCGGCGAGCCGCATCCCGTCCCACTGCTCGGTCTTCATCAACATCGGCACGACGCCCGAGGCGGTGGCCCGGGAACTCGCCCGGCATGACGATCTGAGCATCATCACCAACAACCTCAACGTCGCGATCTCGCTCGCCGAATCTACGGAGTTCCGCATCGTCGTGGCGGGTGGGACGGTGCGCAACCGCGACGGTGCAGTTCTGGGCCAGCTCACCTGCGACACGCTCAGCCAGTTCCGGGTCGACGTAGCGGTGATCGGCATCAGCGGCATCGACGCCGACGGGGCGCTTCTCGACTACGATTACGAGGAGGTGCGTGCGACGCAGACGATCCTGTCGCATGCCCGGAAGACCTTCCTGGTCGCCGATCACACCAAGTTCACCCGGCGCCCAATGGTTCAGGTCGGACGGCTCGATCAGGTCGACACCTTCTTCACCGACCGGATGCCGCCGGAGGAGATTGTCGCGTTGCTGGAGCGCCAGGGGGTGAAGCTGGCGGTCGCGGACCCCAGCGACGAACCGTAACGAACATTGAATTTTTCGCTTGCGAAAATTCGCAGCCGGGTCAATATAATGCCAATCCGCCGCGAGGGCGGCATTGGAGGAACCATGGCGGCAGCAACGCGCCAGCGCGAGCCGTCCGACGTCTACGATCTTCTGGTCGTTGGCGGCGGCATCAACGGCACCGGCATCGCCCGGGACGCGGCCGGCCGCGGCCTGTCGGTCCTGCTGGCCGAGCGCGGGGATCTGGCGGGCTTCACCTCCTCGTCCTCGACGAAGCTGATCCACGGCGGCCTGCGCTACCTCGAATATTACGAGTTCCGCCTCGTCCGCGAGGCACTGGCCGAGCGCGAGCGGCTGCTGCGGCTCGCCCCGCACGTGATCTGGCCGCTGCGCTTCGTGCTGCCCCACGACGAGGGCCTGCGCCCGGCCTGGATGCTGCGGCTCGGCCTGTTCCTCTACGATCACTTGGCGCGGCTGCGGACCCTGCCGGGCTCGCACGGGGTCGACCTGCGCAGCTCCGAGTACGGTACGCCGCTGCAGAAGCGCCTGACGCGCGGCTTCGTCTATTCCGACTGCTGGGTCGAGGACAGCCGCCTCGTGGTGCTCAACGCCATGGACGCCCGCGAGCGCGGCGCCACGGTGCTGACCCGCACCGGCGTGGTCTCAGCCCGGCGAGAAGGAAACAGGTGGGTCGCGACCCTGCGCGACGAGCGCGGCGGCGCCGAGCGGACGATCCACGCGAAGGCCGTCGTCAACGCCGCCGGCCCATGGGTCAGCGAGACGCTCGGCGGCACGCTCGGCATCAACAGCCGCGCGGCGGTGCGGCTGATCAAGGGCAGCCACATCGTGGTCAAGCGGCTGTTCGAAGGCGATCAGGCCTACATCCTGCAGCAGCCCGACAAGCGCATCATCTTCGCGATCCCCTATGAGCGCGACTTCACGCTGATCGGCACCACCGACGTGCCCTACGACGGCGAGCCCGGCCCGGTCTCGATCTCCGCGGAGGAGACCGACTACCTCTGCGGCTGCATCAACCGCTCGTTCGACACCAAGATCACCCCGGCCGACGTGGTCTGGAGCTACTCGGGCGTGCGCCCGCTCTACGACGACGCGGCCGAGAACGCCTCCGCGGTGACCCGCGACTACGTCCTCGACGTCGAGGACCAGGGCGGGACGGCGGCGGTGCTGTCGGTGTTCGGCGGCAAGATCACCACCTACCGGCGACTCGCCGAGCACGCGCTGGAGAAGCTCAAACCCTACTTCCCGCACCTCAAGAAGGCCTGGACCGGGGACGCGGTGCTGCCGGGTGGGGCGATGAAGGATTCGGACTTCGACCAGTTCCTGGCCAAGCTGAAGGCGGAGAAGCCGTTCCTGCCCGACGAGACCGCCCGACGCCTCGCCCGCGCCTACGGAACGCGGGCGCGGGACATCGTCGGGACCGCGCGTTCCATGGCGGATCTCGGCGAAGCCTTCGACGGCGGCCTGACGGCGGCCGAGGTCGATTACCTGCGCACCGAGGAATGGGCGGTGACCGCCGAGGACATCCTGTGGCGGCGCTCGAAGCTCGGCCTGCGTACGAGTCCAGAGAGCGCGGCGCGCCTTGCCGCCTACCTCGACCGCAGGGCCGAGGCGGCCTGATCTTTTCGGCCCCGATCCGGCGGCAGACCGGTCGGGCATAACAGGGGAGGGAACGATGAGCCGTTACGTCGGGGCCATCGACCAGGGCACCACAAGCAGCCGCTTCATCGTGTTCGACCGGGAGGGCAGCGTCATCGCCCTCGCCCAGGCCGAGCACGCGCAGATCTATCCGGCCCCCGGCCATGTCGAGCACGACGCCGGCGAGATCTGGACGAAGACGCAAGGGGTGATGCGCGAGGCGCTGGAGAAGGGCGGGCTCCAGCCCTCCGATCTCGCCGCGGTGGGCATCACCAACCAGCGCGAGACCACGCTGATCTGGGACCGGACGACCGGCAAGCCGCTGCACAACGCGCTCGTCTGGCAGGACACCCGCAACGACCGGTTGGTGGCCGAATTCGCCCGCGACGGCGGCCGCGACCGGTTCCGCGACCTCACCGGCCTGCCGCTGGCGAGCTACTTTTCCGGGTTGAAGCTGCGGTGGCTGCTCGACCATGTCGAAGGCGCCCGCGCGAAGGCCGAGGCCGGCGACGTCCTGTTCGGCAACATCGACACGTGGCTCGTCTGGAACCTCACCGGGGGGACGGAGGGCGGCCTCCACGTCACCGACGTGACCAACGCCAGCCGCACGCAGCTCATGTCGCTCAAGACCCTCGACTGGGACGACGGCATGCTGACGACCTTCGGCATCCCGAGGGCGATGCTGCCGCGGATCGTCTCGTCGAGCGAGGTCTACGGGGAGACCAAGGCGCCGTTCGCCGGCGTGCCGATCGCCGGCATTCTGGGCGACCAGCAGGCGGCCCTGTTCGGCCAGACCTGCTTCGCGCCGGGCGAGGCCAAGAACACCTACGGCACCGGCTGCTTCGCGCTGATGAACACCGGCGAGGAGCCGGTGCCGTCGAAGGCCGGCCTCGTCACGACGCTCGCCTACCGCCTCGACGGCCACAAACCCGCCTACGCGCTGGAGGGCTCGATCGCCATCACGGGCGCCTTGGTGCAGTGGCTGCGCGACAACCTGCACATGATCAAGGATTCGGCCGAGGTCGAGACGCTCGCGACCACGGTCGAGGACAATGGTGGCGTCTACTTCGTGCCGGCCTTCTCGGGGCTCTACGCGCCGCACTGGAACGAGGGCGCCCGCGGCCTGATCATCGGCCTGACCCGCTACGTCAACCGCGGCCACATCGCCCGCTCGGTGCTGGAGGCGACCGCCTTCCAGACCCGCGAGGTGCTGCAGGCGATGGCGAAGGATTCGGGCATTCCCGTCAAGGAACTCCGGGCCGATGGCGGCATGGTCGCCAACAACACGCTGATGCAGTTCCAGTCCGACCTGCTCGACGTGCCGGTGGTGCGCCCGAAGGTGGCCGAGACCACCGCGCTCGGCGCCGCCTACGCGGCGGGTCTGGCGGTCGGCTACTGGAAGGGTCTCGACGATCTCAAGCGCAACTGGGGCGTGGACCAGCGCTGGACCCCGAAGATGGATGCCGGCCAGCGCGAGAAGATCGCCGCCGCCTGGAGCCGGGCGGTGCAGCGCTCCTTCGACTGGAAGACCGACGAGGATTGAGCGGCAGGCCGCCGGGGTCCGTGCGCGCGGCACGTTGGCCTTACGCCCTCGTGACAACCACCATCCCAACCCGCGACATCATCCTGAGGTGCGGCGAAGCCGCCTCGACGGAGGGTTCCAGCCAACCGCGCGGTCGCTGGAGTTTTCCTTCGGGGTCTACGCTTCAGTTCGGCACCTCAGGATGAGGCAGCTTAATTAAATCCGCGCCAATATCCGTGACCGCTCCCAGCGATCACGCGCTCGCCAAAGCTTTGAACTTTCACAAAAAGCAGCGAACGGGGGAGACAAGATTATGACATCACCATTCCTGGGCGAATTCCTGGGTACGATGACCTTGATCGTGCTCGGCGACGGCGTGGTGGCCGGCGCCCTGCTCAAGCATTCCAAGGGCGAGAACGCCGGCTGGATCGCCATCACGGCGGGCTGGGCCTTCGCGGTCCTCGCCGGGGTCTTCGTGGCCAACGCCACCGGCAGCGCCGACGCCCACATCAACCCGGCGGTCACCGTGGCAGGTGCGGTCAGTTCCGGCGATTACAGCAAGCTTGCCACATACATCCCGGCCCAGATGCTCGGCGCCTTCGTGGGCGCCGTGATCGTCTGGCTCCATTACCTGCCGCACTGGGGCGCGACCCAGGATCCCGGCCTCAAGCTCGCCTGCTTCTGCACCGGCCCTGCGATCCGGGACGCGAAGTCCAACTGGCTCTCCGAGATCATCGCGACCTTCTTCCTGATCCTGACTATCTCCGCCCTCGTGACCACCACGCTCGGCTCGGCCGGCGCCATCCCGCGGGCCGTCGCGCCCTACATGGTCGGCATGCTGGTCTGGGGCATCGGCCTGTCGCTCGGCGGCACCACCGGCTACGCCATCAACCCAGCCCGCGACCTCGGGCCGCGCGTGGCCCATGCGGTGCTGCCGATCGCCGGCAAAGGCTCGTCCGACTGGAGCTACGCGCTGATCCCCGTGGCGGCCCCGATGGTTGGCGCCGTGCTGGCCGGGCTGTTCGTCCGGGCGCTGGGGATCTGACGGAACGGGCCCACCCTCAACCGCCGCGGGGCGTCCCTGCGTCGCGGCGGTTTGCGGCGCGCGGCCTTCAGCCTTAAGTCAGGGCCATCACGACCGCGCCCTCGGGGCGCTTCCCGCGGTGTGGCAGCCCCCGACTCATGGCCGTCGTCCTCGACATCCTGAAGAACGATCCGCGGCCGGACCGCCTGCGCCATCCCGAGAAGGCGCACCGGCCCGATCAGCCCGTCCAGGCCAAGAAGCCGGACTGGATCCGCGTGAAGGCGCCGGGCTCCAAGGCCTGGACCGAGACGCAGAAGATCGTGCGCGAGCACGGGCTCGTCACGGTCTGCGAGGAGGCGGGCTGCCCGAATATCGGCGAATGCTGGGAGAAGCGGCACGCCACCTTCATGATCATGGGCGACACCTGCACGCGGGCCTGCGCCTTCTGCAACGTGCGCACCGGCCTGCCCGACGCCCTGGATCAGCATGAACCTGAGAAAATTGCCGATTCGGTCGCCAAGCTCGGCCTGCACCACGTCGTCATCACGTCGGTCGACCGGGACGACCTGAAAGACGGGGGCGCCGAGCACTTCGCCCGCACCATCGCGGCGATCCGGCGGGCGAGCCCCGGCACCACGGTGGAGATCCTGACGCCCGACTTCCTGCGCAAGGACGGCGCGCTCGAGGTCGTGGTCGCCGCCAAGCCCGACGTCTTCAACCACAACCTGGAGACGGTCCCGGCCAAGTACCTCACGGTGCGGCCCGGCGCCCGCTACTTCCACTCCGTGCGCCTGCTCCAGCGGGTGAAGGAGCTCAACCCCGCCATCTTCACCAAGTCCGGCATCATGGTCGGGCTGGGCGAGGAGCGGAACGAGGTGCTCCAGCTCATGGACGACCTGCGCTCGGCCGACGTCGACTTCCTCACCATCGGCCAGTATTTGCAGCCGTCGAAGAAGCACCACGAGGTCGTGCGCTTCGTCCCCCCGGAGGAGTTCAAGGCCTACGAGACCACCGCCTACGCCAAGGGCTTCCTGCTGGTGTCGGCGACGCCCCTGACGCGTTCGTCGCACCATGCGGGCGAGGACTTTTCGCGACTTCAGGCGGCGCGTCTGGCCAAACTGTCGCCCGCGCTCTCGGCCTGAGGAAACCCGAACACCATGCCGTCCTTCCGGGTCACCCGCGCGGTGAAGCATTCGCCGCAGCAGATGTACGACCTCGTCGCCGACGTGGAGCGTTACCCCGAATTCCTGCCGCTCTGCGAATCCCTCCGGGTGATCCGCCGGCAGGATATGCCCGACGGCGGGCAGGTGCTGATCGCCGAGATGGGCGTGGGCTACAAGGCGATCCGGGAGCGCTTCACCACCCGGGTGACCCTCGATCCGGCAAACCTCAAGATCGTGGCCGAGTATATCGACGGCCCGTTCCGGCACCTGGAGAATCGCTGGCTGTTCAAGGACGGCCAGGGCGGCGGCTGCAACGTCGACTTCTTCATCACCTACGAGTTCAAGAGCCGCACCCTGGGGCTCCTCATGGGTTCGATG
The sequence above is drawn from the Methylobacterium mesophilicum SR1.6/6 genome and encodes:
- a CDS encoding CheR family methyltransferase, yielding MARLRSPRPDPGADPAYAALKARIIARTGHHYYADKDELLIERLHRRFRAAAIPDCAAYAALLSDGDAGEAEWARLEAEITVGETFFFRYAEQFEALRGTILPALVAARDSERTLRIWSAGCSTGAEPYSLAILVREILGDALPDWRVTILGTDISTEALATARAAEYGRWALRTMPPEERLRYFTRLPPAPGIRREGGYALRPEYRALVRFERGNLLTLAEPGPSTAGPDLVFDLILCRNVLIYFEARTVTAVVRGLSHRLRPDGWLLLGHAEPSPAFASFLDAVSLPGTVAYRRLAEAPPSQALPSPLPPPAAVTAPTAPPASPAAKPDHVGDASPALLPLATPDTGEAAEAAAVRDGMEEPGTVDRIRALADAGETGAAWRALRAAVDGDPTDPVLRLYEGLLARSLGRDAEAERALRAALYLDRRFVMAHYHLGLLLIALGRQGEAARALDNAVVLSQALAVDAPVPESDGATAAEVAAGAVAARDGLDRGRDAHRRRS
- a CDS encoding chemotaxis protein CheW, producing MGRMGEQVAVASSGSAYLLLDVAGTPCALPRAAVAEVLPLPVLHNPPAAGGWLKGFLNLGGAPVPVIDLAALLGLRPAAADPGLYAHLVLTHGNALAYLVDRAADLVSVPSSAIRPAEEAGSINGCVAAELVLGDRLVHALAPERLLTAQETARVEALARAAAERLAALPGPV
- a CDS encoding DeoR/GlpR family DNA-binding transcription regulator, with translation MSRPLDRRSEDRTEAVGVEGRRSAIVATVRQRGFVTIEALAAQFGVTVQTIRRDLNELSAEGRLERYRGGGGLPSSVENIDYADRRVTLLPEKTRIGRLAASRIPSHCSVFINIGTTPEAVARELARHDDLSIITNNLNVAISLAESTEFRIVVAGGTVRNRDGAVLGQLTCDTLSQFRVDVAVIGISGIDADGALLDYDYEEVRATQTILSHARKTFLVADHTKFTRRPMVQVGRLDQVDTFFTDRMPPEEIVALLERQGVKLAVADPSDEP
- the glpD gene encoding glycerol-3-phosphate dehydrogenase; this encodes MAAATRQREPSDVYDLLVVGGGINGTGIARDAAGRGLSVLLAERGDLAGFTSSSSTKLIHGGLRYLEYYEFRLVREALAERERLLRLAPHVIWPLRFVLPHDEGLRPAWMLRLGLFLYDHLARLRTLPGSHGVDLRSSEYGTPLQKRLTRGFVYSDCWVEDSRLVVLNAMDARERGATVLTRTGVVSARREGNRWVATLRDERGGAERTIHAKAVVNAAGPWVSETLGGTLGINSRAAVRLIKGSHIVVKRLFEGDQAYILQQPDKRIIFAIPYERDFTLIGTTDVPYDGEPGPVSISAEETDYLCGCINRSFDTKITPADVVWSYSGVRPLYDDAAENASAVTRDYVLDVEDQGGTAAVLSVFGGKITTYRRLAEHALEKLKPYFPHLKKAWTGDAVLPGGAMKDSDFDQFLAKLKAEKPFLPDETARRLARAYGTRARDIVGTARSMADLGEAFDGGLTAAEVDYLRTEEWAVTAEDILWRRSKLGLRTSPESAARLAAYLDRRAEAA
- the glpK gene encoding glycerol kinase GlpK, with product MSRYVGAIDQGTTSSRFIVFDREGSVIALAQAEHAQIYPAPGHVEHDAGEIWTKTQGVMREALEKGGLQPSDLAAVGITNQRETTLIWDRTTGKPLHNALVWQDTRNDRLVAEFARDGGRDRFRDLTGLPLASYFSGLKLRWLLDHVEGARAKAEAGDVLFGNIDTWLVWNLTGGTEGGLHVTDVTNASRTQLMSLKTLDWDDGMLTTFGIPRAMLPRIVSSSEVYGETKAPFAGVPIAGILGDQQAALFGQTCFAPGEAKNTYGTGCFALMNTGEEPVPSKAGLVTTLAYRLDGHKPAYALEGSIAITGALVQWLRDNLHMIKDSAEVETLATTVEDNGGVYFVPAFSGLYAPHWNEGARGLIIGLTRYVNRGHIARSVLEATAFQTREVLQAMAKDSGIPVKELRADGGMVANNTLMQFQSDLLDVPVVRPKVAETTALGAAYAAGLAVGYWKGLDDLKRNWGVDQRWTPKMDAGQREKIAAAWSRAVQRSFDWKTDED
- a CDS encoding MIP/aquaporin family protein translates to MTSPFLGEFLGTMTLIVLGDGVVAGALLKHSKGENAGWIAITAGWAFAVLAGVFVANATGSADAHINPAVTVAGAVSSGDYSKLATYIPAQMLGAFVGAVIVWLHYLPHWGATQDPGLKLACFCTGPAIRDAKSNWLSEIIATFFLILTISALVTTTLGSAGAIPRAVAPYMVGMLVWGIGLSLGGTTGYAINPARDLGPRVAHAVLPIAGKGSSDWSYALIPVAAPMVGAVLAGLFVRALGI
- the lipA gene encoding lipoyl synthase, coding for MAVVLDILKNDPRPDRLRHPEKAHRPDQPVQAKKPDWIRVKAPGSKAWTETQKIVREHGLVTVCEEAGCPNIGECWEKRHATFMIMGDTCTRACAFCNVRTGLPDALDQHEPEKIADSVAKLGLHHVVITSVDRDDLKDGGAEHFARTIAAIRRASPGTTVEILTPDFLRKDGALEVVVAAKPDVFNHNLETVPAKYLTVRPGARYFHSVRLLQRVKELNPAIFTKSGIMVGLGEERNEVLQLMDDLRSADVDFLTIGQYLQPSKKHHEVVRFVPPEEFKAYETTAYAKGFLLVSATPLTRSSHHAGEDFSRLQAARLAKLSPALSA
- a CDS encoding type II toxin-antitoxin system RatA family toxin, whose product is MPSFRVTRAVKHSPQQMYDLVADVERYPEFLPLCESLRVIRRQDMPDGGQVLIAEMGVGYKAIRERFTTRVTLDPANLKIVAEYIDGPFRHLENRWLFKDGQGGGCNVDFFITYEFKSRTLGLLMGSMFDRAFRKFTDAFEGRADRMYGARA